The genome window GTCGATCGCCGCGCGAGACGCCTTCAGTTGCTCCTCGGAGACCTCCTGCGCCTTGACGGCGGAGCCGAAGGCAAGCCCGGAAAGAACGACGGTCGCAGCGGCAAAACGGCCAAGACCTGCAATGTTCATCATGAGTGTATGCTCCTGTTATCTGTTTGCCTGCAGCGTGCGCGCACCCGCAGGACCGGCAATGATCGCAAGTGCCGCCATATTGATAAAGAGCCCGTGTTCGACGACGCCGGGTATGGAATTCAGCTCGCTCGAAAGCGCCTCTGCATCAGGAATGCGGCCAAAAGATGCATCGATGATGTGATGGCCGCCATCCGTGGTAAACTCTCCGTCACCGGACTGGCGCAGGGTGAGTTCACCGGAAAGACCGAGCCGGGCCGCGACCTTCTCGATCGCCATCCGCGTCGAGACAAGTCCGAACGGATTGACCTCGATGGGCAGCGCGTAGGCGCCGAGCGTGTCGACCAGCTTGCTCTCGTCGGCGATGACGATCATCCGCTCGGAAGCGGCCGCGACGATCTTTTCGCGCAGCAGCGCGCCGCCGCCACCCTTGATCAATCTAAGCGCCTGATCGACCTCGTCGGCGCCGTCGATCGTCAGATCGAGTGCCGGCAGTTCGTCGAGCGACTTCAGCGGCACACCGAGTTCGACGCAGAGCCGCGCCGTTCTTTCAGACGTCGGGACGCCCTCGACCTTGAAGCCGCCCGCAACCTTCTCCGCCAGCAGACGAACGAATTCTTCCGCCGTGCTGCCCGTACCGATGCCGAGACGCATCCCGCTTTCGACATGGGCGAGTGCGGCCTCGGCGGCCTTGATCTTCATTTCGCGGGCATCCATGCGCCGCCAGCTCCGAATTGTTGCGTTGGATGTGCTGTTTACACGGCTCGCCTGGCAAACGAAAGTCAAAATCATCACGGAAAATGAAAAGCCGAAACAGAGGCCTGCGGCCTCCCCGGCCGTCACAGGTCGTTGCTTTCCGGCCCGCGATCGCTTACCTCAGAAACGATCATTCCAAGGACGACACGTCGTCCTCCTCCTGGG of Rhizobium sp. BT04 contains these proteins:
- the rpiA gene encoding ribose-5-phosphate isomerase RpiA codes for the protein MDAREMKIKAAEAALAHVESGMRLGIGTGSTAEEFVRLLAEKVAGGFKVEGVPTSERTARLCVELGVPLKSLDELPALDLTIDGADEVDQALRLIKGGGGALLREKIVAAASERMIVIADESKLVDTLGAYALPIEVNPFGLVSTRMAIEKVAARLGLSGELTLRQSGDGEFTTDGGHHIIDASFGRIPDAEALSSELNSIPGVVEHGLFINMAALAIIAGPAGARTLQANR